The following coding sequences lie in one Takifugu flavidus isolate HTHZ2018 chromosome 4, ASM371156v2, whole genome shotgun sequence genomic window:
- the plxnb1b gene encoding plexin-B1 isoform X1, giving the protein MVRHLFVLALKMLLSILLLAISFSVSVVRGSSPLSLYPTFVQNNTQFEHLALHPDPSIGWIYVGAQDHLFQLDRFLQPEYQTDTGPIIDSRECLPPVTESNCPQARITNNHNKLLLVDPYSMELITCGSVNQGICQKRSLDSVNNVFFSTERPVDTQYVAANHPNVSTVGLVVRPKPDRKPLMFVGRGYTSSHPPISTRNLAQEPVFSYEETAKLAVAGRLSEYDHHFVSSFAHRQHVYFFFYRRDLKSMSREYRTYVSRICLDDQAYYSYVEVPLTCRSMAGKVYNLLQAAQLGISKDGVVDSETLFGVFSTHSTSSFPPSEDSALCMFNLEDVDRRIISTRDLCYTQMGREAGVEVAYIEYEVKSNCANLPEPFPFISSVLDIRMGRRGGTLALRHHAVNQLPVQVPEEDSHSTFMDALVQKDLPNTLETYPCGSDHTPSPMASRVPVEAETILNSPSARLTAVAVSVRAAHTIAFLGDSRGNLHKVFLGPNGEVEEYSVISVQKNAAISSDLILDQNEEHLFIMTPNMLQKRPVAECQQHPDCQSCLLAHDPYCGWCVLDGRCVLQSQCSRGQRPGEWLWSFDMDQQCLQVQELNPSNLSREESQTVSLTVPGLPLLDEGESYSCIFEDVHSPAVVSRDRVSCQSPNPGSLPVVPLGQDYITVSLSLRFGSVTITVRDFTFYDCTAVKQLSGRTPCRGCVRSRWGCNWCVQQHVCTHKPTCEDGAIIYNQHFKLPTSAPHTTKPVSPNPVTMATVALTTTTTRSVMMIAVPTSVMTTETINTPTLWTSSLHLPTTSSAQSTTGSPFLEVTTSPLPSVGTGKMSVVTRGIEASPAVTSSATEAAPDTVVLSEALDPVMPLVTPPPDPDSSTLNVVTAWSPTTPHEAKGALSTVETQTSPSQVVPLHTPFPVGEPPESDPLLNLTKPPSLGPSQESQPETGRPYHEVHLWTTEDMDVPTESALQPGNDSSTFSAATVLSGDGEIDHTPQSYPHMLDPDLDLDSQYIPANGFLPGDEGSYVSWGSSACPCLEKVQGSSLLPVGVERKITLLAQNLHLYQDVELDYECVLVIEGHTVVVDAFVESDDMNPSSFDITCQLHKYQYSSVGNQYNAMVYVKRRNTFHLDSSPDLFVTLYNCSVGRSDCSRCHTADQKYGCVWCGGAQASCLYSQSCSEPVQHTCPAPVIHSIEPLSGLLEGGTMVTISGSNLGQKVEDILHSVSVAGVPCSVISSLYEISSRIVCRTAASGGKNSGQVSVKVSGGELGLSTEMFTFQDPFVMSVSPHRGPKAGGTILTIIGRNLLTGRPSDLTVTVGRVSCHIMEPYSSSSLQCVTGSSNLTGQYRVTLHYSSGLRHLHSSTYRYTHNPNITLAMPTKSFLRGGRLIYVSGHNLDVVQEPRMVVTSSSFQLMQQRGKRMLPDHPECPENLQCFVREFSERCDVNSSSLMLCRSPSVDSSVMGSKMTVEFLLDNLRFNLSSLTPQGFTYEPNPDLRPLNQQDPMKAYRYNPGSFIQLEGENLDLAITKDEVVVLIGQGVCAVKTLTRNHLYCEPPPKQPPPISNGRKREGFDSLPEFTVQMGNLNFSLGKVQYDTIGLSTFPLEAQIGVGVGASIVALIVLIIVLIYRRKSKQAMKDYKKVQIQLENLETSVRDRCKKEFTDLMTEMMDMSSDLVGSGIPFLDYRMYAERIFFPGHRESPLRRDLDVQECRRQTVEQGLVQLSNLLNSKLFLTKFIHTLESQRTFSPRDRAYVASLLTVALHGKLEYFTDILKTLLNDLVEQYVAKNPKLMLRRTETVVEKLLTNWMSICLYAFLRDSAGESLYMLFRAIKHQVDKGPVDAVTGKAKYTLNDNRLLREDVEYRTLTLNVLVQGAGVSEYQPLPTKVLDCDTITQVKEKLLDQVYKGTSFSHRPHSDLLDLEWRSGVAGHLILSDEDLTSVVQGSWKRLNTLQHYKVPEGATVALVARHTKHIHHDNHDYMAGEKTPMLEDADEGGVRPWHLVKASEEPELPKHRRGSLRERERAKAIPEIYLTRLLSMKGTLQKFVDDLFTVILSTCRPVPLAVKYFFDLLDEQAGQHGISDSDTIHIWKTNSLPLRFWINIIKNPQFIFDVQASDHVDAVLSVISQTFMDSCTIAEHKLGRDSPINKLLYARDIPRYKQMVERYYSDIRQTVSASDQEMNSALAELSRVSTRDESIKYYINIKMLTNATLMFQNYSGELNYLVALHELYKYINKYYDQIITALEEDSTAQKMQLGYRLQQIAAAVENKVTDL; this is encoded by the exons ATGGTCCGTCATCTTTTCGTCTTAGCATTGAAAATGCTTCTGTCCATCCTGCTGCTTGCGATCAGCTTTTCTGTCAGTGTTGTCAGAGGTTCATCTCCATTGAGTCTTTATCCCACCTTTGTCCAAAACAACACCCAGTTTGAACATTTGGCCTTACATCCTGATCCCAGCATCGGCTGGATCTACGTAGGAGCCCAAGATCACCTCTTCCAGTTGGATCGTTTCCTCCAGCCTGAATATCAGACAGACACTGGACCCATCATTGACAGCAGGGAGTGTTTACCCCCTGTAACAGAGAGCAACTGTCCACAGGCAAGGATTACAAATAACCACAACAAGCTTCTGCTGGTTGACCCTTACTCCATGGAGCTGATTACTTGTGGGAGTGTCAATCAGGGAATTTGTCAGAAGCGCAGTCTGGACTCGGTAAATAATGTATTTTTCTCTACAGAGAGGCCAGTGGATACTCAGTATGTTGCTGCTAACCACCCAAATGTTAGCACGGTAGGActggtggttcgccctaaaccTGACAGAAAACCACTTATGTTTGTGGGTCGAGGTTATACGAGCAGCCATCCACCTATTTCCACACGGAATCTTGCTCAGGAACCTGTCTTTTCCTACGAGGAGACTGCCAAGTTGGCCGTGGCAGGCCGTTTATCAGAATATGACCATCATTTCGTTTCATCCTTTGCCCATCGTCAGCATGTGTACTTCTTCTTCTACAGACGAGACCTGAAGTCGATGTCACGCGAATATCGCACCTATGTCTCTCGCATCTGTTTGGATGACCAGGCCTATTATTCTTATGTGGAAGTACCCTTAACATGTCGCTCCATGGCAGGAAAAGTTTACAACCTCTTACAAGCTGCCCAGCTGGGAATCTCCAAAGATGGTGTCGTGGACTCAGAAACTCTGTTTGGGGTCTTTTCTACTCATTCAACATCATCCTTCCCTCCTAGCGAAGACTCTGCCCTGTGCATGTTTAACCTTGAAGATGTGGATCGCAGGATTATCTCCACCAGAGACCTGTGTTACACTCAAATGGGGAGAGAAGCTGGAGTGGAGGTCGCTTACATTGAGTATGAAGTCAAGTCCAACTGCGCCAACCTGCCAGAG CCTTTTCCTTTTATATCATCAGTCTTGGACATTAgaatggggaggagggggggaactTTGGCTCTCAGACACCATGCTGtgaaccagcttcctgtccaggtaccAGAGGAGGACTCCCACTCTACATTTATGGACGCTTTGGTCCAGAAAGACTTACCG AACACTCTGGAGACCTACCCCTGTGGCTCTGACCACACCCCCAGCCCCATGGCCAGCAGGGTGCCTGTGGAAGCAGAAACTATCCTGAATAGCCCTTCGGCCCGCCTCACTGCTGTGGCCGTCAGCGTGAGGGCGGCTCATACCATCGCCTTCCTGGGAGATTCCAGGGGGAACTTACACAAG GTGTTTCTGGGACCAAATGGTGAAGTGGAGGAGTACTCTGTCATCTCCGTTCAGAAGAATGCAGCCATCAGTTCAGATCTGATCCTGGACCAGAATGAGGAACACCTGTTCATCATGACTCCCAACATG CTTCAGAAAAGACCTGTGGCTGAGTGTCAGCAGCACCCGGACTGTCAGTCCTGTCTACTCGCCCACGACCCCTACTGTGGCTGGTGTGTCCTGGATGGAAG gtgtgtgttgcagtCACAATGTTCCCGTGGCCAGCGTCCTGGAGAGTGGCTCTGGAGCTTTGACATGGATCAGCAGTGCCTCCAGGTCCAGGAGCTGAACCCCTCAAAcctcagcagggaggagagTCAAACT GTATCTCTGACTGTGCCTGGGCTCCCCCTGTTGGACGAGGGGGAATCGTACTCATGCATCTTCGAGGATGTCCACAGTCCTGCTGTGGTCAGTAGGGACAGAGTCTCCTGCCAGTCTCCCAATCCTGGCTCATTACCTGTAGTGCCTCTAGGCCAGG ACTATATCACAGTCAGCCTGTCCCTGCGTTTTGGCAGCGTCACCATCACTGTGAGGGACTTCACCTTCTACGACTGCACCGCTGTGAAACAGCTGTCTGGCCGTACACC TTGCCGTGGGTGTGTTCGGAGCCGGTGGGGCTGTAACTGGTGCGTCCAACAACATGTGTGTACCCACAAACCAACCTGTGAGGACGGCGCGATCATCTACAACCAACAT TTTAAACTTCCCACCTCAGCTCCTCACACAACCAAGCCTGTCAGTCCAAAtcctgttaccatggcaacagttgcGCTAACAACCACCACAACAAGGAGTGTGATGATGATTGCCGTACCCACCAGTGTGATGACCACTGAGACAATAAACACACCCACTCTGTGGACATCCAGCCTTCACCTGCCCACTACTTCCAGCGCCCAGTCAACCACCGGATCTCCATTCCTAGAGGTCACCACTTCCCCCCTGCCCTCGGTCGGGACTGGAAAAATGTCTGTAGTCACAAGAGGTATTGAGGCTTCACCTGCTGTCACCTCATCTGCCACAGAAGCAGCCCCTGACACTGTGGTTCTCAGTGAAGCTCTGGACCCCGTGATGCCTCTGGTCACCCCCCCTCCTGATCCTGACTCCTCCACCCTTAATGTGGTGACAGCATGGTCCCCCACTACCCCTCACGAAGCCAAAGGAGCATTAAGCACAGTGGAGACCCAGACCTCACCATCACAGGTCGTGCCCCTGCACACACCCTTCCCTGTGGGTGAACCTCCTGAATCTGATCCTTTACTCAACCTGACCAAGCCTCCCAGTCTAGGACCAAGCCAAGAGTCTCAGCCTGAGACAGGAAGACCCTACCATGAGGTGCACCTCTGGACTACAGAAGACATGGATGTTCCCACTGAGAGTGCACTCCAGCCTGGAAATGACTCGTCCACTTTTTCAGCTGCCACTGTACTCTCAGGTGACGGTGAGATTGACCACACCCCTCAGTCTTACCCTCACATGCTGGATCCTGACTTAGACCTGGACTCCCAGTATATTCCAGCTAATGGCTTCCTCCCG GGTGATGAGGGTTCATATGTTAGCTGGGGATCTTCAGCATGTCCTTGTCTGGAGAAGGTTCAGGGTTCATCGCTGCTTCCTGTGGGAGTGGAAAGAAAGATCACCTTACTGGCCCAAAACCTACACCTGTATCAG GATGTGGAGCTGGATTATGAGTGTGTTCTGGTCATTGAGGGACATACAGTGGTGGTTGATGCCTTCGTAGAGAGTGATGACATGAATCCATCCAGTTTTGATATCACCTGCCAACTGCACAAG TACCAGTATTCTAGTGTGGGGAATCAGTACAACGCCATGGTGTACGTCAAGAGGAGAAACACCTTCCACCTAGACAGTTCTCCTGATCTGTTTG TTACTCTGTATAACTGCTCTGTCGGTCGCTCTGACTGCAGCCGATGCCATACGGCTGACCAAAAATACGGCTGTGTATGGTGTGGTGGTGCTCAGGCCAGCTGCTTGTACTCACAGTCCTGCAGTGAGCCAGTCCAGCACACCTGCCCTGCCCCTGTCATCCACAGC ATTGAACCACTTTCTGGCCTGTTGGAAGGTGGAACCATGGTGACCATATCAGGCTCCAATCTGGGCCAGAAGGTTGAAGACATCCTCCACTCAGTGTCAGTGGCTGGGGTTCCATGCTCAGTGATTTCCAGCCTCTACGAGATTTCCTCCAG GATTGTGTGCAGAACCGCAGCCAGTGGTGGGAAGAATTCAGGACAGGTGTCTGTTAAAGTGAGTGGAGGAGAATTGGGCCTGTCCACTGAGATGTTCACCTTCCAG GATCCGTTTGTGATGTCTGTCTCACCTCATCGTGGACCTAAAGCTGGAGGGACGATTCTAACCATCATTGGGCGAAATCTGCTCACAGGAAGGCCATCTGACCTGACCGTCACTGTGGGCAGAGTGTCCTGTCACAT AATGGAGCCGTATAGCTCCAGCAGTCTTCAGTGTGTTACAGGCAGCAGTAACCTCACAGGTCAATACAGAGTCACGCTTCATTACAGCAGTGGTCTGCGTCACCTACACTCATCTACCTATAGATACACTCACAACCCCAACATCACCTTGGCCATGCCCACCAAGAGCTTTCTACG tggtgGGAGGCTCATCTATGTGTCTGGACACAACCTGGATGTGGTTCAAGAGCCTCGTATGGTGGTGACCAGCTCCTCCTTCCAGCTGATGCAGCAGAGGGGGAAGAGGATGCTTCCAGACCATCCAGAGTGTCCTGAAAACCTGCAGTGCTTTGTTCgagag TTCTCAGAGCGATGTGACGTGaactcctcctctctgatgcTCTGTCGCTCCCCCTCGGTGGACTCCTCTGTCATGGGGTCAAAGATGACCGTTGAGTTTCTTCTGGACAACCTTCGTTTCAACTTGAGCAGTCTGACTCCTCAAGGCTTCACTTATGAGCCCAACCCAGATCTGAGACCTCTGAACCAACAGGACCCTATGAAGGCTTACCGCTACAACCCTGGTAGCTTCATCCAACTGGAG GGTGAAAACCTGGACTTGGCCATCACCAAGGATGAGGTGGTGGTCTTGATTGGGCAGGGGGTGTGTGCTGTTAAGACCCTGACCAGAAACCATTTATATTGTGAGCCACCACCAAAGCAGCCTCCTCCAATATCGAATGGAAGAAAGCGCGAGGGTTTTGACAGCCTGCCTGAATTCACG GTCCAGATGGGCAACCTAAACTTCTCCTTGGGTAAAGTGCAGTACGACACCATAGGCCTGTCCACATTCCCCCTCGAGGCTCAGATTGGCGTTGGTGTTGGAGCATCTATAGTCGCTCTCATTGTCCTCATCATTGTGCTCATATACAG GAGGAAGAGTAAACAGGCAATGAAAGACTACAAGAAGGTCCAGATCCaactggagaacctggagaccAGTGTCAGAGATCGCTGCAAGAAAGAGTTTACAG acctgatgacggAGATGATGGACATGTCCAGCGACCTGGTTGGTTCAGGAATCCCCTTTCTGGACTACCGAATGTACGCCGAGCGCATTTTCTTCCCCGGCCACCGAGAGTCTCCGTTAAGGCGGGACCTAGACGTCCAGGAGTGTCGGAGACAAACAGTGGAGCAAGGCCTGGTTCAGCTGTCAAACCTGCTCAACAGCAAACTCTTCCTTACCAAG TTCATCCACACTCTGGAGAGCCAGCGTACTTTCTCCCCCAGAGACAGAGCCTATGTGGCATCTCTGCTGACGGTGGCGCTGCACGGCAAGCTGGAATATTTCACCGACATCCTCAAGACGCTCCTCAACGATCTAGTGGAGCAGTATGTTGCTAAGAACCCAAAACTGATGTTGCGGCG GACTGAGACTGTGGTGGAGAAGCTCTTGACCAACTGGATGTCCATCTGCCTCTATGCTTTCCTCAGG GACTCTGCAGGTGAGTCTCTCTACATGCTGTTCAGGGCCATCAAGCACCAGGTGGATAAAGGCCCTGTGGATGCTGTGACCGGCAAGGCCAAGTACACCCTGAATGACAACCGGCTGTTGCGAGAAGATGTGGAGTACAGAACTTTG ACGCTGAATGTGTTGGTGCAGGGTGCAGGGGTCAGTGAATACCAGCCCTTACCCACCAAGGTTCTGGATTGTGACACCATCACACAAGTGAAGGAGAAGCTTCTGGACCAGGTCTACAAGGGAACATCCTTCTCCCACAGGCCCCACAGTGACTTGCTCGACCTGG AGTGGCGATCTGGTGTTGCTGGTCATCTCATCCTGTCTGACGAGGATTTGACATCAGTGGTTCAGGGCAGCTGGAAGAGGCTCAACACCCTGCAGCATTACAAG GTACCAGAAGGAGCAACAGTTGCACTAGTTGCTCGTCACACCAAACACATTCACCACGACAACCATGACTACATGGCAGGAGAGA AGACTCCCATGCTGGAGGACGCAGATGAGGGTGGGGTGAGACCGTGGCATCTTGTTAAAGCTAGCGAGGAGCCAGAGCTGCCAAAACACCGAAGAGGAAGCCTGAGGGAGCGTGAGAGGGCCAAGGCAATCCCTGAGATCTACCTTACCCGCCTGCTGTCCATGAAG GGAACACTGCAGAAGTTTGTGGATGACCTATTCACCGTGATTCTCAGCACCTGCCGTCCAGTCCCGCTGGCCGTCAAATACTTTTTTGACCTGCTGGATGAGCAGGCGGGACAACATGGTATCTCTGACTCAGACACTATACACATCTGGAAGACCAACAG TCTGCCTCTGCGCTTCTGGATCAACATCATCAAAAATCCTCAGTTTATTTTTGACGTCCAGGCTTCTGACCATGTGGACGCCGTTCTCTCCGTCATTTCCCAGACTTTCATGGACTCCTGCACCATCGCTGAGCACAAGCTGGGCCGG GACTCTCCCATCAACAAACTGCTGTATGCCAGAGACATCCCTCGCTACAAACAGATGGTGGAAAG GTACTACTCTGACATCAGACAGACGGTCTCAGCCAGCGATCAGGAGATGAACTCCGCTCTGGCCGAGTTGTCCAGGGTGAGCACCAGAGATGAATCCATAaaatattatataaatataaaaatgttgaCTAACGCCACACTGATGTTTCAGAACTACTCAGGAGAGCTCAACTACCTGGTGGCGCTGCATGAGTTGTACAAGTACATCAACAAATACTACGACCAG